A segment of the Luteolibacter arcticus genome:
CATGTCGTCGACAAGGTTCAGGAAGGCGTGGAGGGCGATGACACGCTCACCTACCGCTTCAGCCGCCTCGGCGGGGATTCGTCCCAGCCGCTGACAGTCAACTACACGTTGTCCGGCACGGCCACCGCGGGCACGGACTACGTGGCTCCGTCCGGCACGGTCACCTTCGCGGCCGGCGTCACCGAAGTGGAAGTTCCCATCGTCACCCTGAACGACGAGACCCTCGAACTGCGTGAAACCGTTGTCGTCACCTTGTCGGAAGGTGCGGGCTTCAGCGTCGGCAGCGGCACCGCGAGCGGAACCATCCGCAACGTTGGAACCAACCCGGCCATCCAAACCGTTTCCTTCCAGCAAGGAGTGAACGGCTACAACAGCTACTTCGGCAAGCGGGTGGGCACCGGCAGCGTCAACCAGATGGACTCCCCGAGCGTTCAGACCTACGGCGTTGACGGATCGACCGACAATACCACCGACATCAACGGCATCCTGCGTTTCGACAGCATGTTCGGCACGGGCTCGGGAAAGATCCCTTACGGTTCGACGATCGTGAAGGCGGAACTGACCATCGCTACGGGTTCGGCCGGCTCGGATACGTCCGGCGGCCCCTGGGTGATCGACCGCTTGAAGGGCGTCGTGACTTCGGTCACCACCTACGAGAACCTGACCAATGGCAGCAATGTCGGCGTCCGTGGACGCAGCGCGCTGACGCCCTTGGCTGGTTTTGCCGGCCTCGCGCTGGGCGATATCGACACCGTTGATGTGACGAAGTTCGTCCGCATCTGGGTCAACGTGCAGAACAACGAGAGCGAGGACTACAACCACGGCTTCTCGCTCTATGACGCGGACACGGACGATGCCTGGGGCTACTGCACCTCCGGCAATTCGGACCCGAATCTCCGTCCGAAGCTGGTGGTCTCCTACATCCCGCCTACCCCTGATGTCGAAACCAACAGCTACAGCTTCGACGCGAGCAAGTCGGTGAAGCTGAGGGGTACGGGAACCAGCCTGGATGGCGCGCAGCTCCAGGGGAACTACATCGACCTGGAGCCGTCGCCCGGCACCACCGAGGAGGCCTTGTTCCAGTTCCCGGTGGAATTCGGTGCCGGCGCCCAAGCCATTCCGGCGGATGAAGATATCGTCCGGGCGGAACTGGTGCTGACTTCCGTCTCCGGCGGGAATTCAGCGTCCCCCGGACCGGTCGCGGTGCACCGGATGCTGGAAGACTGGATGATCGAGAGCAACTACGGCTACTACGGTCCGGAGGTCGGCGCGCAGCTCGATATCGCGGAAGACGCCCGGGTCTTCGGTCTCGGCCACGGCTCGATCGCGACCTTCGACGTTACCGCGATCGTCCGTGCCTGGCGTGCGGGTGCTGGGCAGCACGGCATCAACGTGAAGCCGGAAACCACCGATGGCTGGCAGTTCTTCTGGCCCGGAGCCAGCGGTGCGGATGCGACCAAGGTGCCGAAGCTGGTGATCTACACCGCCAAGTCCATCGGGGTTGAGAGCGGCTTCGAAGCTTGGGCAACCGCTAACGGCATCGGCGGTGCCACCCAGGACTTCGACGGCGACCATGACGGCATCCCCGCGCTGATCGAGTATGCACTGGGTCTGGATCCGGAGGCCTTCGACAAGTTGCCCGGCCTGCAGGCCGAGGGTGGCGGCACCGTCCTGCGGTTCCTCAAGGGAGCCCCGGACAATCGCTTGGTCTACAAGATCAAGAGCAGCATCGACCTCGATGTTTGGGGAGACGTGACCCCCACGGTGGATAACGCGAACGAGATCTCCGCGATCGTCACGATCGGTGAGGACGACGTGCGTTTCTACCGCCTGTCGGTGACATACACCGAAGGCTGATGACCATCCCTAGGCGGCCGCTTCCTTCAACGGGGAGCGGCCGCCTTTTTCTCAGTGGAACCCCCTCCCCATTTCATTCAACCGGGCAACCGGACTTCAGAACCTATTTCAATTCAGATGCAGAACTACACGTGGAGGAGATTCAGGAGAATCCACCGGATTAGTCCGCAGGGACGGACGAAGACAACGGATCCGCTTCCCGCCAGCACCGGGGGAAACCACAGACCTCGCAGGAAAACACCAGCGCGTGGTTTCGCGTTGATCGCGGCGATGGCTCTGTTGCCGCTGCTGATGATCCTCGCCGTCAGCCTGCTCAGCCTCTCCACCATTTCCCTGAGGAAATCCACCGCCCAAACGGCGATGGACGACGCCCGCGCCAACGCGCGGCTCGCCCTCCAACTCGCCGTCGGCGAACTTCAACAACACCTCGGGCCGGACCAGCGGGTCAGCGCGGACGGACGCCTGCTGAAGGAAGCCAATCCCCATTGGACCAGCGTCTGGCGCAGCACCCGGAAGGATGGCTCGCCCTACATCACGAGGGACAACGAAAATGGCGGCCTGAAGGATCTCCGGGCGGGGGCTTGGGACGCGCGGAACGAGCGCATCGCCACCTTGGTGAGTGGCAACGAAGGAGCGCTGGAATATAACGCGGACAGCAATGGAGGAGACATGGTGGAACTGGTTTCCGAGATGGCTTCCGGCGACCCCGACATTAGCACGCGGGTGCAAGTCCCCCGGGTCGCGCTGGCGGATGGCAAGAAGTCCGCGGGAAGCTATGCCTGGTGGGTGGGTGACTTGGGCATCAAGGCCAATGTGGCGACGCGGGATGCCTCGGAGCGGAACAAGGCGGCGCATCCGTGGCGATCCCTCCAGCTTGCACAGGATGCATCATGGAGCGCCGCGGACGGTGGCAAGGAGCTGGACGATGAGATCCGCGGGAAAGTCGTCTCCACGGGCCAGCTCGATCTCGCGGGTGGCGGCGGGACGGTGCCCCGGGAAGGCTTTCACGATTTCACCACCGATTCGAAAGGGTTGCTGACCGACGTGCGCGCCGGTGGCTGGCGGAAGGATCTCACGGCCTATCTCGAGAGTTCCGGCCCCATTGCGAACCTGGACTACGACGGCACTCTCTCTGCGGGCGTGAAGGATGAGGACAATCTCGTCGGCCCGCGCAACCGCGACGCCGCCAAGCTGCCGGACGCGACCGTGACCGCACCTCGTCTCGACCGGATCTCGCCAAACTTCGGGCTTCTACGCGATTGGGCGAAGCGCGCGGCTTCCACTTCACCCGGGAATTTCAAATCACCCATCGAGCTTCCGAAGCTGACCAATGGCAGCTCCGGTGGAGTGGATTTCTACGATCGCGCGAAGAACGACCTGATGCCGACGCTGGTGGAAGGCTCCATCTACTACAATCTCAGCTACTACGACGATACCGCCGCCAACCCGACCGCTCCCTATGGTCTCCGGCTGCACATGTATCCACGCGTGGCGCTGTGGAATCCTTATCAATTCGAGATCGAGGTGCCGAACTCGATGATCCTGATGCATGTGAATGGAGGCAAACAGGTCCAGGTCACCCTGCAGGGCGGGAAAAAACAAGACTTCAAGATGTACTGGGGTGAGAGTGGAGGAAAAGACGGCGGCAGCAAGCAGGGCCGCATCTACTTCCGCATGATGGGAACGAAGATCGCTCCCGGGGAAACCATCGTCTGGTCGCCGCGGCAAAGTCGGCGCTACGACGAAGTCACCTTTTCCAACAATGTCATGTATCCGGATGTCGCTCCGAATGCAGCAGTGAGTTTCTACCAGGACGCGCGCAACGACGGCTTCCCGCTGTTCCGCGTTTACAATGCAGACAAGGACCCCACGGCCTTCAACAACCGTGTCCCAGCCATCCCGACGGAGTGGCGGGAATTCGTTCCGGTCAAGCCCACCGGCGACCTCCAGGACCTGGGCTACTTGCAATCGGACGACTACTTCATGATGTGGAAGCCGATGACCAACGCCAGCAGCATCGACCTGACCGCCTTCAACGCGCTGCCCCAGGGCTCGCTGGTCTCGTGCGCCTATCAGTTCGGCGATGACGACGAGCTCCCGGTCGAGTGGAGCTATCTCGATCCCGTTCCTTTCCCGCGCTCCACCAAGTCGAGCGCCGCGATCAGCCAGGTGCCGGACCGCCGGACGCGGGATGGCTTCCGCATGCGGTGGTTCGAGGAACACCAATCGAACCTCATCGGCTCCGGCAGCCTCGCGGGCACGCCTCACTTCGAGTGCTCGCCGATCGCCACCTGGAACATGCGGGCGACCTATTCGCTGCGCAATCCCTTCGACAATGTCACGGATGTCGCGCCTCATTTCTTCGGCATTTACACGCGCGATCTCTTCGATGGTGCGGTGGACTGGAACAGCATGATGCCGCGCCCCGGCAGCGGGAAATATCTCGGCGATCCCTTCGACCAGGCGATCCGCTTCCGCCATCCGCGGGTGCTTTTCGACCTGCCGCGACGGGACACCGCCATCGCGTCGCTGGGTTGCTTCCAGCACGCGAAGTTGTCCGAATTCATCTGGCATCCCACCTATCCGCTGGGGAATTCGCTGGTCGATCCGCGGGTCGGCCGTCTGGTCACGGAGCCGGTACGCAGCGACCGGATCAACCGCGATCGTGGCGGCTGGAACCAGGACACGCTGGGCTACAGCATGGACGGGCGCTCCGACCCGGACGGCGCGATCGGCGTGTCGGTCCAGGACAGTTGGGCTCACCTCGCGCGAAACATGCTGAGGGGTGCGCCCCTCGACCATAACGTGATCTACGATCTCAGCTATGAGGTGAACCATTCCATGTGGGACGAGTTCTTCCTCTCGACCGGCACCCCGGCGGAAAAAGAATCCTTCCTCCGCGATCCGGAGCGCAGCCCGCTCCCGAATGGCCGGCTGCTACCGAATCGCTCGGCGGGGGAAATCGATACCTCGGATCTGACCAACTTCCACCTCGCCGCCTCCAAGCTGACGCTCGACGGCGCTTTCAATGTGAACTCCGCCAGCGCGAAAGCCTGGGAAGCACTGCTGCTTTCCGGGGCGGGTGGCAGGTTTGGGGACAAGATCGCATTCCCGCGGATCTACGGCGCGAGCGGAGGCGAATGGGATGGGAAGGAGGCTTCCGACCCGGAAGCCTGGAGCGGACAGAGGCTTTTCACCCGCGACGAGATTCGCAGGCTCGCCACCGCGATCGCGGAGGAGGTGAAGATCCGCGGGCCGTTCCTTTCGCTTTCGGATTTCGTCAATCGCCGGCTGCGGGACGACGCGAGCGGAGATAAGGGAACTCTCCAGGCGGCGATCGACCGGGCCGGGCTGAACCATGCCTTCGAAGACGCATGGCCGCTCAATCGCACCGCATTGCCGGACTACTCGCACGTCGATCACATCCAAGATCCCACCCGGCTCGACCAACGGCGCAAACCGGCCACCATTGCGTGGGGCGCACCCGGGTTCCTCACGCAGGCAGACCTGCTGCAATTCATTGGTCCGGCCCTTTCCGCGAGGTCGGACTCCTTCGTGGTCCGCGCCTATGGCAGTGCGCCTTCGCCCGATGGCGGGGCACCGGTGGAGGCCTGGTGCGAGGCCGTGGTGCAGCGGACGCCCGTGCCGGTCGATGGCGATTCGCTCGGCCTGAACCCGCGGCCGGGCAAGACCGACCCGGACTTCGGCCGAAAGTTCGAGATCACGCGCTTCCGCTGGCTGAAGCGGGAGGAAATTTGAAAAGAGTTCCGTCGACGCAACGAATCCAAGCACCTGCTTTCCGTGAAACCATTCGTCCCCGTATTCCCGCTCACTTCTCCCCGGCTCAGCCGGCGTTCTTTCCTGGGCGGATCCGCCTCCCTGATCACCGCGCTGGCCGCGGGCCGGGTGCTGGGCCAGACCGGGATGGTGAGGGAGATGCCAAACTTCACCGCTTATCCTTTCCAGCTCGGGGTGGCATCCGGCGATCCGCTTGCGGACGGCTTCGTGCTGTGGACCCGGCTGGCACCCCAGCCGCTGAATGGAGGCGGCATGGCGGCGGAGCCGGTGCGGGTGCACTGGCGGGTGGCCGAGGATGAGGCGATGACAAGGGTGGTCGCCAGCGGCAGCGAAGTGGCGAGCCCGGATTGGGGTCACTCGGTTCATGTGGAAGTGAGCGGCCTGAAGCCGGACCGCTGGTACTGGTATGATTTCAAGGCGGGTCGCGAGGTCAGTCCCCGGGGACGCACCCGGACCCTGGAGCGCCCCGATCGCCCGGCTGCGGAGACCTCGCTGCTGAAGATGGCATTCGCCTCCTGCCAGCATTTCGAAGCCGGCTACTACACCGCCTACGAGCATATGCTGGCGGAGAGCCCCGACCTGGTCTTCCACCTCGGCGACTACATCTATGAGGGTCCGGAGGGCAACGGGGGCATCCGCAAGCACATCGGACCGGAGATCGTGACCCTGGATCACTACCGCAACCGCCACGCCCAGTACAAGACCGATCCGGCCTTGCAGGCGATGCACGCGGCCGCACCGTGGGTGGTCACTTGGGATGACCACGAGCTCGACAACAATTGTGCGGGGGATATCCCCGAGGAGAAAGGAATGGTCGGCAGGGACGAGTTCCTGAGCCGTCGCGCCGCGGCTTACCAGGCCTACTATGAGCACATGCCGCTGCGCGCCGCCTGCGTCCCGAAAGGACCGGGGATGAAACTCTACCGCAGCGTCCGCCACGGCAGCCTGGTTGATTTCCACGTGCTCGACACGCGTCAGTATCGTACTGACCAGCCTAATTCCGACGGCTTGAAAGCGCCCGGCGGGGACGCGCTCCGGCCGGATGCCACGATGCTGGGGCATGCCCAGCGGGACTGGCTGCTGGGTGAGCTGGGTGGCTCCCGCGCGACGTGGAACGTGCTGGCCCAGCAAGTGATGATGGCGCGGGTGGACTTCCAGCCCGGGGGCGACACCCTGTGCAGCATGGACCAGTGGCCGGGCTACGAAGCCGAGCGGCAGGCGCTGCTGAAGGCGTTCCAGCAACTGAAGGTGGCCAATCCGGTGGTGCTCACCGGGGACATCCACAGCCACTGGGCGAACGACCTCATCGCCAACTTCGATCAACCCGACTCCAGAGTGGTCGGCACGGAATTCGTCTGCACGTCCATCACCTCCGGCGGGGACGGAATGGAGAAGCGCAAGAATTTCCAACAGGCGGCCCCGGAGAATCCATTCGTGAAATACCACTCCGCCCGCCGGGGCTACGTGAGCTGCACGATCGGCGATAAGATCTGGCGGACCGATTTCCGCACGCTGGATCACGTCAGCCGTCCCGGCTCGCCGCTCAATACGCCTGCATCATTCGTCGTGGAGAGCGGTTCGACGGGAATGCAGCTTGCTTGAGATCGGCCGGCGCTCCTCCCCGACGCTCTAACGGAACGCCTTTTGCAGGAGCGATTTTCGTCAAGGCTTGGGATGCCCGTGGGTGGTTCACTCGGGCTCACCCACGCCGTCCTCGGCGTAAGGAAGAATGCGGAAGCGGAAGAACACACTCGCGTCTTCCATCGGTGGATGGAACTCCATCAGGTTTCCATTGCCGAGAAACTCATCCAGATCGGCCCAAGCCACGAGGTCGATGGATCGTTGGAAGCCATAGCGCACGTCGGGCACCGTCTCCAGGGTCAGGCTGAACAGGTCGTTCTCCGGATCGACGTGGAAGCTGTCGAGCACCGGCACACTCCCCGGAAGCACGGCGGTCATGCTCGGGGCGTAGTTGTTAGAGTCGATGGCATCGCCGGTGCCATTGTAGATCCACGGGGCCACGAAAACCGATCCGGTCGTGACAGGTGCCGTGAAGTTGAGGGTCACGGTCGTGCTGCTGCCATGGGTCAGCGCGGTCACCGGGATGGTCAGCAGGTTGTGGATCACGCTGCCCGCTGGCGTGGACCCGTTGAAGGTGGCGGCCGCCGGCAACTCCACTTCCAGGCTGGAGGCTGTGGAATCGTTGGGTCCGAGATTGTTGATGGTGTAAGTGACCGCGAAGGCTGCGCCTAGGTCCACGGCAAGTGGAGCGTCCACGGTCAGGGCAAGATCCGTGCTCACGAGGTCCGGGACTACGGTGACGCCGACGTCGTTGCCGGCCGCTCCGCCATCGCCGTTCGCCTGATAGGTGATCTGCAGGGCAAGGCCGTTGCCGATGGGGATGACTCCACCTTCCGGCAAACCATCGAAGGTGCCATCGATCGGGTCGTTGCCGTCGTTGAGCAGGAGGAAGAACGATTCGCCTTCCGGGAGGACGGGGTCGCTGTCGAGAAGGAGGTCGCCGTCAAGGCTCACGATGCCGCCGACCCGCATCTGGTTGTAACCGACCAGCGGGGTGGTGTGGGCGATGTAGAACTCGATCTCCGCCGAAGCATCGAAGGTGAAGTCGCCGGTGACGTGGAGTTGTCCGTCGTTGTCCGGAAGCACATAGGAGCCGGCTTCGGCGTGGACGGTGCCATCAATCTGCCCGTTGCCCTGCAAGTAGCCTGACGTGGTGAGGTCGCCGCGGAAAGTCCCGTAGATGTTGGCGAAGTCTCCGGAGGGAATCTGGATCGGCACGGTCATCGCCGAGGCATCGAGAGTGGCAGAGGGATCGACCCGGATCGAATGCGAGCTGCCCCAGGCAGCGTCACTAGTGATCTGGAGCGTGCCTTCGTAAACTTCGCGATCCCCGGTGGTGGTGTTCGTGCCACTGAGGATGACGGTGCCAGTGCCGGACTTATCGAGATTCATGCTGCCGCCCAGCGGGCCGGTGATTTCCAGCATGCCATCCACATCGAGGGCGAGAGAGGCGGAGGTCAGCGGCGCGTTGAAGTTCACCGTGGAACTGCTGCTCACGCCGATTCCGACGTTGCCGCCGGGCCGGATAAACGAGCTGCCGGTGACGGTGTAGTCGTCATGGAACTGGATGCTCTGTGCCGTCGGCGAGGTGAGCACATCCGTGACCATCACGGCGTCCAGGGTGACCGTGCCACCGAGGCCTGCTGGAAAGATCGCGGTGTCGGATGAAAGCGGCCGGTTGCCGGTGTTCCAGTTGGCGGGAGTGGACCACAGGCCGTCGGTGGAGGAGTTGCTCCACGTCGGTGTTGCGGCGGAGAGAGACGCGAGAGATACGGCGGTGACTGCAATTCCGAGAGCGAGGCGGCCCGGGGAGGGGGTGGAGGGCGTCATGCGATACCGGAACCTTAACGTTCAAGGATTCCGTAGAAAAGGCATTTCCCCTGCCGGCATTGGGAGATGCTGCTACTTCGGCCGCCGCCATGCATTGAAGTCACGCGATTCCCCGGCGGGGATGATGGCGAGTTCCTCCGGCTGGTCGGGGAAGGTGGTGCGAGGCTCCGGTGGCTTCTCGGGGCCGATGCCCTCGGCGAGAAAAGGTGAGCCTGCAGGCAGAGACAGCCCTTGGTCGAGCTGTGGGTCGTAGATGCGGTTGCCCTTCGGCAGGGTCACAACTTCGGTTCCGCGCATCCATGGCGACGCCATGCCCCAGAAGATATTTCGCTCCACAGTGGGTGTGCCGTAGCTTTTTGCTGCGGGCTTCTCCTCCTCGATGAGCCCTTGGATGATGCCGGGGCCGGAGATGATGTTCCCGCGAATCTGCGGTGAGGCCATGCCTGAAAGCCGGATCGATTCGCGGGTGTTCGCCGCGATCAGGTTGCGTTCGATCTTGTCGCGGCTTTCGAACCAGCAGGAGATTCCGTCCATTTCATTGCGGGCGATCACGTTGCCGGTGATCTCACCGGCGGTATTGCCGGAGGCATAGATGCCGCTTCGGGCGTGGTTGTGGATGAGATTGCCAGTGATCTTCGGCGAGACATTGTCGTACTGGATGCCGTGCCATGCCGACCCGGCGATGCAGCAGTTGTCGATGGTCGACTGGCGCGAGAAGGGGCGCATGACGATGCTGGCGTAATAGCAGTTCCGCACCGTGCAATCGCGGATCTCCGCCTTGCAAGCTTCGCCGAGGACGATGCCGGTGTTCCATGCCGCAGCCACGAGGCAGCCATCCATCTTCAAGGTCGCAATCCTGGCTTCGATGCCATTGCCGACTGAGCCGACGAGGGCGCAGTCCCGGAGGCTCAGGTCGCACTTCACGGCGGAAATCAATGAGACGGGCGACAACGCTCCTTCCGGAGGCGTGCCACTCATCGAAAGCGAAATGCCCTCAAGGTTCACTTGGCCGTTCGTCTCGATCTCGACCACGGGCATGATCCTCTGCTCCGGAGAGGGAACCTCGGGCTTTTCGTAGTCGCGACTCTCCGCGAGATAGGGACCCTGGACATGCAAGCGCGTCTTCTCCCAGCCCGCGCCAATCAGTGTGACTGGCTTGCGAATGACGATGCGCTCTGGGTAGTTGCCAGCGGCAATTCGGATGACGGCTCCGGGCGAAGCATCCTCCAAGGCTGCAGCGATGGTGGGGTAGTTGCCCTTGCCCTTGATCGTCACGGTTCCCGGTGACGAGGTGTCCTTATGCGGTGGCACCTCAGGCCCAGGTCGATAATCCTCCAGCTTCCGTTCAAGTACGGCTGCGATCTCCGCATGCTCCAATCGTTGGCTGTGGGCTCGCACCAAGGCCTCGTCGCGAGATTCGTAAAGGAGCGACTGATAGAAGATCGCCATTACGGCTGCGATCGTGAAGAGCCCGGCCCAGATCAGGGCGATCGTCTTTCCCCTGCGGGTCCGCCATGACAAAACGGCCAGCACCAGCGAGCCGAGCAGGCAAGCGGCCCCTGCAAGCAAGACTCCTTCTTCCTTCGTGGTGAAGCTCAGGAGCAGGGGAGTGCCGATGCTCCCTGCGAGGAGCAGCCCCAAAGCCCAGCGTGCCGGCGCGTCGGTGTTCGCTTGTGCCGGCTTGGCCTGGACAAGGGCTCTCACGACCAGCACGGCGACCACCAGCACCGAGAGGATCAGTACCGCCCCGCGCTCCAAGCCCGAGCTGAACCACGCAATCACCAGCAGGATCGCTGGCGCGAAGTGAAGGACGTGCCGCAGCCATTCGCGTCGTTTTTCTTCGGCTGGTATGATCCGCGGTGTTTCTGCCGCGGGCTCCGGGCGCATCGGATGGGTCGTGACCTCGCGGGTCACTTCGCCGAGCACGGTATTGAAGTCCCCCGCACTCTGGAGCCTCAGCTCCGGCTGTTGGGCCAACGCGCGCAACACCACCTCGTCCAATCGCACGTCGATCTGCACCCGCCGCGACGGAGCTACGGGAATCGTAGTAGGTCGCTCGCCGGTGAGCATTTCGTAGAGGACCACGCCGAGGGCGTAGACGTCGGCACGATGGTCGATGTTTGCCGCGCCGGCATTCTGTTCCGGTGCCATGTAGTGCGGCGTGCCGGCGCGCTCCGCGGCATCCCCGGCCAGCGTGGCGATGCCGAAGTCGGCGATCTTCACGCGGCCCTCGCGATCTAACAAAATGTTCTCCGGCTTGATGTCGCGGTGGACGATGCCGTGGTCGTGGGCGAACTGGAGCGCTTCGCAGATCGGCGGGACGATGGCCAGCGCTTGTTCCGGCACCATCTTGCCGTCGCGCAACAGGTCGCGGAGGTTCACGCCATTGATGAACTCCATCACCAGGTAGTAGAGCCCGCCGGTCTCGCCGAAGTCGTGGATCGTGACGATGTGCGGGTGGCTCAGCTTCGCGAGCATCTCCGCTTCCTTGGCGAATCGTCCGGCAAAGCGGACTTCGCGCTCGCGTTCCGGGGCGAGGATCTTGATCGCGACCAGCCGGTTGAGCGACTTCTGGCGCGCCTTGTAAACGACGCCCATGCCGCCGCGGCCGAGGCATTCGAGGATCTCGAACTGCGGGAACTTTTCGGCGATCTCTTCCGGCGCGGGCGGCGGCGGGATTTCCCGTGGCCCGTCATCGAGCGTGCGTGACGCGATCGCCTGGGCCATCAGGCAGGCCGGGCAGACATCGCTGCCGGTGGGCAGCGGCTTGCCGCATTCGGGGCATGAGTTGGAAGGATTCATCTCAAGGCTCACTCACCCGAAAAGGAGAGGACGTTACAGATTAGCGCCGCCGCTCCTGCCAATCCCTCATCGCGCCACCGAGTTCGTCCAGCGTATCGCTGGCGGTGGTGACCGGACCTTTCGCCAAGGCTCGCTCCGCGGCGCGGCCACACAGCCAGGCGGCGAGGGAAGCGGCATCGCACGGTTTCATTCCCTGCGCGAGGAAAGCCCCGGCGACGCCGGAGAGCACATCGCCCTGCCCGCCGGACGCCATGCCGGCGTGGCCGGTAGGATTGAAGCGTGTCGCTTCGCCGGGAGCTGCGACCAGAGTGCGGGCTCCTTTCAAAAGGAGCGTGCAGGGATGTCGGGTGACAAACGCCACAGCGGCGGCGAGCCGGTCCTTTTCCGCGAGGTCCGGTGCCAGGCGTCGGAACTCACCGGGGTGAGGCGTGATGAGATGGCGGCTATCTAACAAAGCGGTCTTCCCCGCCGTCGCGAGGAAGTTCAGTCCATCCGCATCAAGCACCGCGGGCGGGTGAGGCTTGGCCAAGCGGGCGAGCAGATCCGCCTGCCCGGTCTTGCTCATGTTCGCGATGCCGGGGCCGATGACGAGCGCGTCGTGCCCGGCGGAAAAGGCATCGGTCACCGGTGTTGGCGATACTTTCACCATCACCTCCGGTGGCATGGGCGCGGCGAGCGAAGGGAGGAACTCCGGCTCCACGTGCAGGGTCACCAAGCCCGCGCCAGCCCGCAGCGCGGCGGTGGCGGCGAGTACGGCGGCACCGGTCATTCCCGGCGACCCGGCGAGGAGCCCGATCCGGCCGGAATCGCCCTTGTGGAAGTCGTGCGGCCTCGGCGAAAGCAGGCCGGGAAATGCATCCGGACCAAAGAGCTCAAGTGCGGACCCTTCGGGTGGAGGCAGGTCCCCCAGCGGCACCAGCAAGATCCGGCCGGCGCTGGCAATCCCGGCAGGTGTGCTCAGCCCGAGCTTCGCGACCCCCACCGTGATGGTCAGGTCGGCCACGACTCCACGGCCTTCGCCGCTGTCGGCATCGATCCCGGACGGCAGGTCCATGGCGGCCACGACG
Coding sequences within it:
- a CDS encoding alkaline phosphatase D family protein, whose product is MKPFVPVFPLTSPRLSRRSFLGGSASLITALAAGRVLGQTGMVREMPNFTAYPFQLGVASGDPLADGFVLWTRLAPQPLNGGGMAAEPVRVHWRVAEDEAMTRVVASGSEVASPDWGHSVHVEVSGLKPDRWYWYDFKAGREVSPRGRTRTLERPDRPAAETSLLKMAFASCQHFEAGYYTAYEHMLAESPDLVFHLGDYIYEGPEGNGGIRKHIGPEIVTLDHYRNRHAQYKTDPALQAMHAAAPWVVTWDDHELDNNCAGDIPEEKGMVGRDEFLSRRAAAYQAYYEHMPLRAACVPKGPGMKLYRSVRHGSLVDFHVLDTRQYRTDQPNSDGLKAPGGDALRPDATMLGHAQRDWLLGELGGSRATWNVLAQQVMMARVDFQPGGDTLCSMDQWPGYEAERQALLKAFQQLKVANPVVLTGDIHSHWANDLIANFDQPDSRVVGTEFVCTSITSGGDGMEKRKNFQQAAPENPFVKYHSARRGYVSCTIGDKIWRTDFRTLDHVSRPGSPLNTPASFVVESGSTGMQLA
- a CDS encoding autotransporter-associated beta strand repeat-containing protein, whose translation is MTPSTPSPGRLALGIAVTAVSLASLSAATPTWSNSSTDGLWSTPANWNTGNRPLSSDTAIFPAGLGGTVTLDAVMVTDVLTSPTAQSIQFHDDYTVTGSSFIRPGGNVGIGVSSSSTVNFNAPLTSASLALDVDGMLEITGPLGGSMNLDKSGTGTVILSGTNTTTGDREVYEGTLQITSDAAWGSSHSIRVDPSATLDASAMTVPIQIPSGDFANIYGTFRGDLTTSGYLQGNGQIDGTVHAEAGSYVLPDNDGQLHVTGDFTFDASAEIEFYIAHTTPLVGYNQMRVGGIVSLDGDLLLDSDPVLPEGESFFLLLNDGNDPIDGTFDGLPEGGVIPIGNGLALQITYQANGDGGAAGNDVGVTVVPDLVSTDLALTVDAPLAVDLGAAFAVTYTINNLGPNDSTASSLEVELPAAATFNGSTPAGSVIHNLLTIPVTALTHGSSTTVTLNFTAPVTTGSVFVAPWIYNGTGDAIDSNNYAPSMTAVLPGSVPVLDSFHVDPENDLFSLTLETVPDVRYGFQRSIDLVAWADLDEFLGNGNLMEFHPPMEDASVFFRFRILPYAEDGVGEPE
- a CDS encoding protein kinase domain-containing protein; protein product: MNPSNSCPECGKPLPTGSDVCPACLMAQAIASRTLDDGPREIPPPPAPEEIAEKFPQFEILECLGRGGMGVVYKARQKSLNRLVAIKILAPEREREVRFAGRFAKEAEMLAKLSHPHIVTIHDFGETGGLYYLVMEFINGVNLRDLLRDGKMVPEQALAIVPPICEALQFAHDHGIVHRDIKPENILLDREGRVKIADFGIATLAGDAAERAGTPHYMAPEQNAGAANIDHRADVYALGVVLYEMLTGERPTTIPVAPSRRVQIDVRLDEVVLRALAQQPELRLQSAGDFNTVLGEVTREVTTHPMRPEPAAETPRIIPAEEKRREWLRHVLHFAPAILLVIAWFSSGLERGAVLILSVLVVAVLVVRALVQAKPAQANTDAPARWALGLLLAGSIGTPLLLSFTTKEEGVLLAGAACLLGSLVLAVLSWRTRRGKTIALIWAGLFTIAAVMAIFYQSLLYESRDEALVRAHSQRLEHAEIAAVLERKLEDYRPGPEVPPHKDTSSPGTVTIKGKGNYPTIAAALEDASPGAVIRIAAGNYPERIVIRKPVTLIGAGWEKTRLHVQGPYLAESRDYEKPEVPSPEQRIMPVVEIETNGQVNLEGISLSMSGTPPEGALSPVSLISAVKCDLSLRDCALVGSVGNGIEARIATLKMDGCLVAAAWNTGIVLGEACKAEIRDCTVRNCYYASIVMRPFSRQSTIDNCCIAGSAWHGIQYDNVSPKITGNLIHNHARSGIYASGNTAGEITGNVIARNEMDGISCWFESRDKIERNLIAANTRESIRLSGMASPQIRGNIISGPGIIQGLIEEEKPAAKSYGTPTVERNIFWGMASPWMRGTEVVTLPKGNRIYDPQLDQGLSLPAGSPFLAEGIGPEKPPEPRTTFPDQPEELAIIPAGESRDFNAWRRPK
- a CDS encoding NAD(P)H-hydrate dehydratase, which produces MSFVTGAAMRSLEEAAFRRGVSAESLMDRAGEGIARRLLDHFPQPGRAVAYIGKGNNGGDALVALRYLREAGWQIALKAAYPETEWGVLPRRKRRELVEELPNALPEGSGPLLLLDGLLGIGARGTLREPLARLAEEMAWLRDSHGAVVAAMDLPSGIDADSGEGRGVVADLTITVGVAKLGLSTPAGIASAGRILLVPLGDLPPPEGSALELFGPDAFPGLLSPRPHDFHKGDSGRIGLLAGSPGMTGAAVLAATAALRAGAGLVTLHVEPEFLPSLAAPMPPEVMVKVSPTPVTDAFSAGHDALVIGPGIANMSKTGQADLLARLAKPHPPAVLDADGLNFLATAGKTALLDSRHLITPHPGEFRRLAPDLAEKDRLAAAVAFVTRHPCTLLLKGARTLVAAPGEATRFNPTGHAGMASGGQGDVLSGVAGAFLAQGMKPCDAASLAAWLCGRAAERALAKGPVTTASDTLDELGGAMRDWQERRR